A genome region from Haliotis asinina isolate JCU_RB_2024 chromosome 11, JCU_Hal_asi_v2, whole genome shotgun sequence includes the following:
- the LOC137255380 gene encoding probable G-protein coupled receptor B0563.6 — protein MAAVRATSINQSVLISHSHNNTALGNHINALGNHINGTGDEMWKVVEQIAFDMETVYLWVILALGFPGNCAAIVTVIKMFPGRSLTMYVALLAAVDNLSILVKILMFVLLDKGMNVGNLGCKTLGYFGNVLSTFANWLLVAMSIERFAAVWFPLKFVQIWSPKKSIATVMTMAFLLAAMFLHLFWIMRFVDDKDAGMKYCSIYDEYKYFMMHIWYWINVIIYAVLPCILLMIFNALIVVGIVQSRNAHRQFKGYSCKDKQINVDRHRPVTLMLVAAAVSLVILTTPRCVMLILTPYWTPPAGTMEGSVEYLIDCIAFVLCDFTHAINFYVYSLSTEIFRRQFIDILTCRKPRTTPIQNKYASLSFRTSLRFSYHRKSSSTRFEKRTEA, from the coding sequence ATGGCAGCTGTAAGGGCCACTTCTATCAACCAGTCTGTCCTTATCAGCCACTCGCACAATAATACTGCACTAGGAAACCATATCAATGCACTAGGAAACCATATCAATGGTACTGGAGATGAAATGTGGAAGGTGGTTGAGCAAATAGCCTTCGATATGGAGACTGTGTACCTTTGGGTTATCCTTGCTTTGGGGTTTCCTGGAAACTGTGCTGCAATTGTGACCGTTATCAAAATGTTCCCTGGGAGGTCTCTTACGATGTACGTCGCATTATTAGCCGCTGTGGATAACCTTTCAATCTTAGTGAAAATACTGATGTTTGTTCTACTGGATAAAGGCATGAATGTCGGTAACCTCGGTTGCAAAACCCTTGGATATTTCGGAAACGTTTTAAGCACATTTGCCAACTGGTTGCTAGTGGCGATGTCCATTGAAAGATTTGCTGCTGTGTGGTTCCCTCTGAAATTTGTGCAGATCTGGTCCCCAAAGAAGTCTATCGCCACTGTGATGACCATGGCATTTCTACTGGCTGCCATGTTCCTTCATCTCTTCTGGATCATGAGGTTCGTTGATGACAAAGATGCCGGCATGAAGTACTGTAGTATCTATGATGAgtacaaatattttatgatgCATATTTGGTACTGGATAAACGTTATTATCTATGCAGTATTGCCATGCATTTTGCTGATGATATTCAATGCGTTGATCGTGGTTGGTATTGTTCAATCTCGAAATGCTCATCGCCAATTTAAAGGTTATTCCTGCAAGGACAAACAAATCAACGTTGATCGACATCGTCCAGTAACGCTAATGTTAGTTGCTGCAGCGGTGTCTTTGGTCATTCTGACAACACCTCGATGTGTGATGCTGATATTGACGCCATATTGGACCCCTCCCGCTGGTACAATGGAAGGGTCTGTAGAGTACCTTATAGACTGTATCGCATTTGTATTATGCGATTTTACACATGCGATAAACTTCTATGTGTATTCGTTAAGCACTGAAATTTTCAGACGTCAGTTTATTGATATTCTGACGTGTCGTAAACCCAGAACGACCCCTATCCAAAATAAATATGCATCGCTGTCATTTCGAACTTCCCTCCGTTTCAGTTACCACAGGAAAAGTTCATCTACAAGATTTGAAAAACGAACAGAAGCTTAA